TGAGGGAACAGGTGAGGCTGACATCGCTTCCTTCCCCTGGAGATTTACTGCGAAAAGAACCGCCGGATTGAGCCGGAAAAGTCAACCTATATATGGCAGGTATCACAACTGGCGGCGCCGCAGCTTCCGCAGGCACTCCCGCCGCCCAGTGAAGCCGGAATGCCGCCATCACCTGTGGTGAAACAGGCGAAGGTAGACAATACCCGTTCCGCGCTTTTGTGGCAGTGAGGACAGTCAGCATCCTCCTCCGACTGGCTTAACGGACGTAACAACTCGAAC
Above is a window of Dehalococcoidales bacterium DNA encoding:
- a CDS encoding zinc ribbon domain-containing protein; translation: MPIYEYLCSCCNSKFELLRPLSQSEEDADCPHCHKSAERVLSTFACFTTGDGGIPASLGGGSACGSCGAASCDTCHI